In one window of Tistrella bauzanensis DNA:
- a CDS encoding ABC transporter ATP-binding protein produces the protein MTQTAPAATAAAGPRPAATEEPILTVNNIEVVYNDVILVLHGVSLTVPQGQIVTLLGANGAGKSTTLKAISGLLKSEDGEITRGDVTFMGERINGLEPHEIVKRGLFQVMEGRRVVEDMTVGENLRLGAYTRRDSGVKADIEMVYHYFPRLKERTGLAGYLSGGEQQMLAIGRAMMARPKLILMDEPSMGLSPLLVKEVFSIIKKINEDQGITILLVEQNARQALKHASYGYIMENGKIVLDGRRDELMDNEDVKEFYLGSGGGERKSFKSIKSFKRRKRWL, from the coding sequence ATGACCCAGACAGCACCCGCCGCCACCGCGGCCGCTGGCCCCCGGCCTGCCGCCACGGAAGAGCCGATCCTGACCGTCAACAACATCGAGGTCGTCTACAACGACGTGATCCTGGTGCTGCACGGTGTCAGCCTGACTGTGCCACAGGGGCAGATCGTCACTCTGCTCGGCGCCAACGGTGCCGGCAAGTCGACCACGCTGAAGGCCATCTCCGGTCTGCTGAAAAGCGAGGATGGCGAGATCACCCGCGGCGACGTGACCTTCATGGGCGAGCGGATCAACGGGCTTGAGCCGCACGAGATCGTCAAGCGCGGGCTGTTCCAGGTGATGGAGGGCCGGCGCGTGGTCGAGGACATGACGGTCGGCGAGAACCTGCGCCTCGGCGCCTATACCCGGCGCGACAGCGGGGTGAAGGCCGATATCGAGATGGTCTATCACTATTTCCCGCGCCTGAAGGAACGCACCGGTCTGGCCGGCTATCTGTCGGGCGGCGAACAGCAGATGCTGGCGATCGGCCGCGCGATGATGGCGCGCCCGAAGCTGATCCTGATGGACGAGCCGTCGATGGGCCTGTCGCCGCTGCTGGTGAAGGAAGTCTTCTCGATTATCAAGAAGATCAATGAAGACCAGGGGATCACAATCCTGCTGGTGGAACAGAATGCCCGTCAGGCTCTGAAGCACGCGTCCTATGGCTATATCATGGAGAACGGCAAGATCGTTCTGGATGGCCGCCGCGACGAGTTGATGGATAACGAGGACGTCAAGGAATTCTATCTCGGCAGCGGGGGCGGAGAGCGCAAGTCGTTCAAGTCGATCAAGTCGTTCAAGCGCCGCAAGCGCTGGCTGTGA
- a CDS encoding ABC transporter substrate-binding protein has product MHRKSLTGLLTAALVAGTATAALAADEIKIGNLVDYTGSTSTVSKPFSEGKIDAFEWINAHGGINGKKIVLDTVDYSYQAPRAIAAYKRWVSDFGAVAIAGWGTADTEALVGFLAKDEMPFYSGSYSAHLTDATGKVATTKTPAPYNFFYNASYSDALRGMLQWAAEDWKKQGKEGKPIYVHMGDNHPYPNAARKAGEEYARELGFEVKPAIQYTLAPADFKAQCLTLKETDANYAYLGNTAGSNISLLKSCETVGVTAQFMANIWGFDESAAEAAGSAANGVVWMVGSATWNDDVPGMKLVHEIAGGGDYRPVHYVRGVCTAYYMKEAMEWADKNGGITGPNIKKAMYQKTDWVPEGLEGVCFPSTWTEEDHRGTIDMYVYQGEMKDGKFSMNRLAETRIDRRPEWLGW; this is encoded by the coding sequence ATGCACAGGAAGTCCCTTACCGGCCTGCTCACCGCCGCCCTCGTCGCCGGAACCGCAACTGCGGCTCTGGCAGCCGACGAGATCAAGATCGGCAATCTGGTCGATTACACCGGCTCCACCTCCACCGTCAGCAAGCCGTTCTCGGAAGGCAAGATCGATGCCTTCGAGTGGATCAATGCTCATGGCGGGATCAACGGCAAGAAGATCGTTCTCGATACGGTCGACTATTCCTATCAGGCACCCCGCGCCATCGCCGCCTACAAGCGCTGGGTGTCGGACTTCGGCGCGGTCGCGATCGCGGGCTGGGGCACGGCCGATACCGAGGCCTTGGTCGGCTTCCTGGCCAAAGACGAGATGCCCTTTTACTCAGGCTCATATTCGGCGCATCTGACCGATGCCACCGGCAAGGTCGCGACCACCAAGACCCCGGCGCCCTATAACTTCTTCTACAACGCGTCCTATTCCGATGCGCTGCGCGGCATGTTGCAGTGGGCGGCAGAGGACTGGAAGAAGCAGGGCAAGGAAGGCAAGCCCATCTATGTCCATATGGGCGACAACCATCCCTACCCGAACGCCGCGCGCAAGGCCGGTGAGGAGTATGCCAGGGAGTTGGGCTTCGAGGTGAAGCCGGCGATCCAGTACACGCTGGCGCCCGCCGACTTCAAGGCGCAGTGCCTGACGCTGAAGGAAACCGACGCCAATTACGCCTATCTCGGCAACACCGCCGGCTCGAACATCTCGCTGCTGAAAAGCTGCGAGACCGTGGGCGTCACCGCGCAGTTCATGGCCAATATCTGGGGCTTCGATGAAAGCGCCGCGGAAGCCGCCGGCAGCGCCGCCAACGGCGTGGTCTGGATGGTCGGCTCGGCGACCTGGAACGATGATGTGCCCGGCATGAAGCTGGTGCACGAGATCGCGGGTGGTGGTGACTATCGGCCGGTTCACTACGTCCGTGGCGTCTGCACCGCCTATTACATGAAGGAAGCCATGGAGTGGGCGGACAAGAACGGTGGCATCACCGGCCCGAACATCAAGAAGGCGATGTACCAGAAGACCGACTGGGTGCCCGAGGGCCTTGAAGGCGTGTGCTTCCCGTCGACCTGGACCGAGGAAGACCATCGCGGGACCATCGACATGTACGTCTATCAGGGCGAGATGAAGGACGGCAAGTTCAGCATGAACCGGCTGGCCGAGACCCGCATCGACCGCCGGCCTGAATGGCTGGGCTGGTAA
- a CDS encoding branched-chain amino acid ABC transporter permease: MSSMSLRPCGDYRTTYKKDTTIFPTRWSRNFAILGIVLAALFPLVASIYHMNLAITIAIYGIAALGLNILVGFTGQISLGHAAFFGFGAFSSAFLNNTYGVPVVLAIPLAGLMTTAIGMIVGIPAARIKGLYLAIATLASQFILQDFFARADFFTGGSAGALAQSFSLFGWEAYGEHNFYYVALAFMVLSYLLATNMLRTRDGRAFVAVRDHYLSAEVMGVNLTKYRLMSFGISSFYAGIAGALYGHYLGFVSVESFTILLSIQFLGMIIIGGLGSVMGTLMGTAFMVLLPEVLEGVVAWLGSAGIVGQSFMTNVVFMKEASIGLVIVLFLIFEPDGLAHRWRQIKAYWKLYPFSY, from the coding sequence ATGAGCAGCATGTCCCTTCGTCCCTGCGGCGACTATCGGACCACCTATAAGAAAGACACCACGATCTTCCCGACCAGATGGTCGCGGAACTTCGCCATCCTGGGTATCGTGCTGGCGGCGCTGTTTCCGCTGGTCGCCAGCATCTATCACATGAACCTCGCGATCACGATCGCGATCTATGGCATCGCCGCCCTGGGGCTCAACATCCTGGTCGGCTTCACCGGCCAGATCTCGCTGGGCCATGCCGCCTTCTTCGGCTTCGGTGCCTTCTCGTCGGCCTTCCTGAACAACACCTATGGCGTGCCGGTGGTTCTGGCCATCCCGCTCGCCGGGTTGATGACCACCGCGATCGGCATGATCGTCGGCATCCCGGCGGCCCGCATCAAGGGGCTGTACCTCGCCATCGCGACGCTGGCCTCGCAGTTCATCCTGCAGGACTTCTTCGCCCGGGCCGATTTCTTCACCGGCGGCTCGGCCGGCGCGCTTGCCCAATCGTTCTCGCTGTTCGGCTGGGAGGCCTATGGCGAGCACAACTTCTATTACGTGGCGCTGGCCTTCATGGTGCTCAGCTATCTGCTGGCCACCAACATGCTCCGCACCCGCGATGGCCGCGCCTTCGTGGCGGTGCGCGATCATTACCTCTCGGCCGAGGTGATGGGCGTCAACCTCACCAAGTACCGGCTGATGTCGTTCGGTATCAGCTCGTTCTATGCCGGCATCGCCGGCGCGCTGTACGGGCATTACCTGGGCTTCGTCTCGGTCGAAAGCTTCACCATCCTGCTGTCGATCCAGTTCCTGGGCATGATCATCATCGGTGGTCTGGGATCGGTGATGGGCACACTGATGGGCACCGCCTTCATGGTGCTGCTGCCCGAGGTGCTGGAAGGCGTGGTCGCCTGGCTGGGCTCGGCCGGCATCGTCGGTCAGTCGTTCATGACCAATGTCGTGTTCATGAAAGAGGCCTCGATCGGTCTGGTCATCGTGCTGTTCCTGATCTTCGAACCCGACGGGCTCGCCCATCGCTGGCGGCAGATCAAGGCCTACTGGAAGCTCTATCCGTTCTCGTATTGA
- a CDS encoding branched-chain amino acid ABC transporter permease, whose amino-acid sequence MTSSLFVQLLVNGLIVGTLYGVVAMSFVLIYKASQIVNFAQGEFLLIGAWVCWWIMTDLELPFFWSFIFTLAFMMVFGILLQVIVLRPLIGEPIISVIMVTIGLSIFFQAMMKWMFGVFVQPFPRIFETESINIAGLQVQTAYVMSLIISVIAMGLFAYFFKFSKIGLAMRATAFNQQVAQSLGVSVKQMFAISWAISAMVSALAGVVVGIVNGVSSGLSLFGFKVFPAVILGGLDSVIGAVVGGLIIGVLENLAEYVDGQYLHFGNLYVVAPFYVLIIILMIKPYGLFGTKNIERV is encoded by the coding sequence ATGACCTCGTCACTCTTCGTCCAGCTTCTGGTCAACGGGCTGATCGTCGGCACGCTCTATGGCGTGGTGGCGATGAGTTTCGTGCTGATCTACAAGGCCTCGCAGATCGTGAACTTCGCGCAGGGTGAATTCCTGCTGATCGGCGCCTGGGTGTGCTGGTGGATCATGACCGATCTGGAGCTGCCGTTCTTCTGGTCGTTCATCTTTACCCTCGCCTTCATGATGGTGTTCGGCATTCTGCTTCAGGTCATCGTGCTCCGACCACTGATCGGCGAGCCGATCATCTCGGTGATCATGGTGACCATCGGCCTGTCGATCTTCTTCCAGGCGATGATGAAGTGGATGTTCGGCGTGTTCGTGCAGCCCTTCCCCAGGATCTTCGAAACCGAATCCATCAACATCGCCGGCCTGCAGGTGCAGACCGCCTATGTGATGAGCCTGATCATCTCAGTGATCGCGATGGGCCTGTTCGCCTATTTCTTCAAGTTCTCGAAGATCGGCCTCGCCATGCGGGCCACCGCCTTCAACCAGCAGGTCGCCCAGTCTCTGGGCGTGTCGGTCAAGCAGATGTTCGCCATCTCATGGGCGATTTCGGCGATGGTCTCGGCACTGGCCGGCGTGGTGGTGGGCATCGTCAACGGCGTGTCGTCGGGTCTGTCGCTGTTCGGCTTCAAGGTGTTTCCCGCGGTCATCCTGGGCGGGCTGGACTCGGTCATCGGCGCGGTCGTCGGCGGGCTGATCATCGGTGTGCTGGAGAATCTGGCGGAATATGTCGACGGCCAGTATCTGCACTTCGGCAACCTCTATGTGGTCGCCCCGTTCTACGTCCTGATCATCATCCTGATGATCAAGCCCTATGGCCTGTTCGGCACCAAGAACATCGAGCGCGTGTGA
- a CDS encoding long-chain fatty acid--CoA ligase produces MTQQFPDFSVHDTLPKLLAHNAATWPGEVALREKEFGIWNEYTWSDYNDRVRELTLGLIELGVTRGEVVAILSKNRPEALYGEIAIQAAGAMSLAMYQDAMGNEVAYLLTYAGAQVVLCEDEEQVDKLLELEDQIPTVRTIVYADARGMRKYDDPRLRDLAEVYALGRALHGREPDRYARELAAGRGSDVAILCTTSGTTSNPKMAMLAGRSFLEHCARYLMVDPKGPADDYVSVLPMPWIMEQIYAVAQPLICRIRVNFVEEPETMMADLREIGPSFVLLAPRVWEQIAADVRARMMESTRLKNALYDFGMKRALKAVDQGRTSKLASFIVLRALRDRLGFSNLKSAATGGAALGPDTFRFFQALGVPLRQIYGQTETAGAFTVHLAGDVDMNTVGKPFPGVEVKIVDPDENGVGEIVARHGGLMAGYYKNEKATREDLRDGWMHSGDAGFFNPQGHLVVIDRIKDIAETSGRIRFSPQFIENKLKFSSFIGECVVLGHQKPFVTAIICIRYSVVSKWAEQRGIAFTTYTDLSARQDVYDLLSAEVERVNATLPEAHRIKRFLLLYKELDADDGELTRTRKVRRNVINDRYGRIIDAIYAGQDKIDIDTTITFQDGKQARIQTVLRIVDMGDPVEPLRKAS; encoded by the coding sequence ATGACGCAGCAGTTCCCCGATTTCTCGGTTCACGACACGCTCCCCAAGCTGCTGGCGCATAACGCCGCGACCTGGCCCGGCGAGGTGGCGCTGCGCGAGAAGGAATTCGGCATCTGGAACGAATACACCTGGTCCGACTATAATGACCGGGTGCGCGAGCTGACGCTGGGGCTGATCGAGCTTGGCGTCACCCGTGGCGAGGTGGTGGCGATCCTGTCCAAGAACCGCCCCGAAGCGCTGTATGGCGAGATCGCGATCCAGGCCGCCGGCGCCATGAGCCTCGCCATGTATCAGGACGCCATGGGCAACGAGGTCGCCTATCTGCTGACCTATGCCGGCGCCCAGGTGGTTCTGTGCGAGGACGAGGAACAGGTCGACAAGCTGCTTGAGCTGGAAGACCAGATCCCGACCGTGCGCACCATCGTCTATGCCGATGCGCGTGGCATGCGGAAGTATGACGATCCGCGGCTGAGGGATCTGGCCGAGGTCTATGCGCTGGGCCGGGCGCTGCATGGCCGCGAACCCGACCGCTATGCCCGCGAACTGGCCGCCGGCCGGGGCAGCGACGTGGCGATCCTGTGCACCACGTCGGGCACCACCTCGAACCCCAAGATGGCGATGCTGGCCGGACGGTCGTTCCTGGAACATTGCGCCCGTTACCTGATGGTCGACCCCAAGGGGCCTGCCGATGATTACGTCTCGGTGCTGCCGATGCCGTGGATCATGGAACAGATCTATGCCGTGGCACAGCCGCTGATCTGCCGCATCCGGGTCAATTTCGTCGAGGAACCCGAGACGATGATGGCCGATCTGCGCGAGATCGGGCCAAGCTTCGTGCTGCTGGCGCCCCGGGTGTGGGAGCAGATCGCGGCCGACGTCCGCGCGCGGATGATGGAAAGCACCCGGCTGAAGAACGCGCTCTATGATTTCGGCATGAAGCGGGCGCTGAAGGCGGTCGATCAGGGCCGGACATCGAAGCTCGCCAGCTTCATCGTGCTGCGCGCGCTGCGCGACCGGCTGGGGTTCTCGAACCTCAAATCCGCCGCGACCGGCGGTGCCGCCCTCGGCCCCGACACCTTCCGCTTCTTCCAGGCGCTGGGCGTGCCGCTGCGCCAGATCTATGGCCAGACCGAAACCGCCGGTGCCTTCACGGTTCATCTGGCCGGCGATGTCGACATGAACACCGTCGGCAAGCCGTTCCCCGGGGTCGAGGTCAAGATCGTCGACCCGGACGAGAATGGCGTCGGCGAGATCGTGGCCCGCCATGGCGGGTTGATGGCAGGCTATTACAAGAACGAGAAGGCCACCCGCGAGGATCTGCGCGATGGCTGGATGCATTCCGGCGATGCTGGCTTCTTCAACCCGCAGGGCCATCTGGTGGTCATCGACCGGATCAAGGACATCGCCGAAACCAGCGGCCGGATCCGGTTCTCGCCTCAGTTCATCGAGAACAAGCTGAAATTCTCCAGCTTCATCGGTGAATGCGTGGTGCTGGGCCATCAGAAGCCTTTCGTCACCGCCATCATCTGCATCCGCTATTCGGTGGTGTCGAAATGGGCCGAACAACGCGGCATCGCCTTCACCACCTATACCGACCTGTCGGCCCGCCAGGATGTCTATGACCTGTTGTCGGCCGAGGTGGAACGGGTGAACGCGACGCTGCCCGAGGCGCACCGCATCAAGCGCTTCCTGTTGCTCTACAAGGAACTCGACGCCGATGACGGCGAGTTGACCCGCACCCGCAAGGTGCGCCGCAACGTCATCAACGACCGGTACGGCCGCATCATCGACGCGATCTATGCCGGCCAGGACAAGATCGACATCGACACCACCATCACCTTTCAGGACGGCAAGCAGGCGCGGATTCAAACGGTCCTGCGCATCGTCGACATGGGGGATCCGGTGGAACCGCTGCGCAAGGCGAGCTGA
- a CDS encoding ABC transporter ATP-binding protein, whose amino-acid sequence MGDQTPLLEVKDVSLRFGGVRALTEVSFHVRAGELFSIIGPNGAGKTSMLNCISGRYTPTEGRILFDGRDVTGMTPNHRASLGMGRTFQNLALFAHMSVLDNIMVGRHHLLKNNILSGSLYWLTGAQTEELAHRRAVEDIIDFLEIAHVRRATAGQLSYGLRKRVELARAVALRPKLLLLDEPMAGMNLEEKEDMARFIIDLSEEWGMTIVMIEHDMGVVADISHRIMVLDFGRKLAEGSADEVLNNEHVKKAYLGEDDDDDGEEAVA is encoded by the coding sequence ATGGGCGACCAGACCCCGCTCCTGGAGGTCAAGGATGTGTCGTTGCGCTTCGGCGGCGTGCGCGCCCTGACCGAAGTCAGCTTCCACGTGCGCGCCGGAGAGCTGTTCTCGATCATCGGCCCCAACGGCGCCGGCAAGACCTCCATGCTCAACTGCATTTCGGGGCGTTACACGCCGACCGAGGGTCGGATCCTGTTCGACGGCCGCGACGTGACCGGGATGACGCCCAATCACCGCGCCAGCCTCGGCATGGGCCGTACCTTCCAGAACCTGGCGTTGTTCGCCCATATGTCGGTGCTCGACAACATCATGGTCGGGCGCCATCACCTGCTGAAGAACAACATCCTCTCCGGTTCCTTGTACTGGCTGACGGGCGCGCAGACCGAAGAACTCGCCCATCGCCGCGCGGTCGAGGACATCATCGACTTCCTCGAAATCGCCCATGTCCGCCGGGCCACCGCCGGCCAGCTTTCCTATGGCCTGCGCAAGCGGGTGGAACTGGCGCGCGCCGTGGCGCTGCGCCCGAAGCTGCTGCTGCTCGACGAGCCGATGGCCGGCATGAACCTCGAAGAGAAGGAGGACATGGCCCGGTTCATCATCGATCTGTCGGAAGAATGGGGCATGACCATCGTCATGATCGAACACGACATGGGCGTGGTGGCCGACATCTCGCACCGGATCATGGTGCTGGATTTCGGCCGCAAGCTCGCCGAGGGCTCCGCCGACGAGGTGCTGAACAACGAGCACGTCAAGAAGGCCTATCTGGGCGAGGATGATGACGACGACGGCGAAGAGGCGGTGGCGTGA
- a CDS encoding alpha/beta fold hydrolase: MIFEMRHVDVAGMRLRVHHAVAEPAVAGIGATAMRRPTVVLLHEGLGCFELWRDFPQRIARATGLDVLAYDRQGYGGSSPLDRWPRPIDYLNRESEVVLPQVLDHAGVGEALLVGHSDGGTIALLAAAALGRRIAGIATMAAHVFVEDITIAGIRDAVALYETTLTDPKGMRARLARYHGDNTEGAFHGWSDTWLTPQFRAWEMTGRLGAIGCPSLIMQGVGDEYGSPAQVEAIVAGIGADLPGGAPAGLATGLMIPDCGHSPHIQAPAATDAALMPFLRRLAEG; encoded by the coding sequence ATGATCTTCGAGATGCGGCACGTGGACGTTGCCGGCATGCGGTTGCGCGTTCATCACGCGGTTGCGGAGCCGGCTGTTGCAGGGATCGGTGCCACGGCCATGCGCCGGCCCACCGTCGTGCTGCTGCATGAGGGGCTGGGCTGTTTCGAGCTGTGGCGCGATTTTCCGCAGCGCATCGCCCGCGCCACCGGCCTGGACGTGCTGGCCTATGACCGCCAGGGCTATGGCGGGTCCAGCCCGCTCGACCGCTGGCCGCGCCCGATCGACTATCTGAACCGCGAAAGCGAGGTCGTGCTGCCGCAGGTTCTGGATCATGCGGGGGTGGGCGAGGCGCTGCTGGTCGGCCATTCCGATGGCGGGACCATCGCATTGCTGGCGGCGGCGGCGCTGGGCAGGCGCATCGCCGGCATTGCCACCATGGCGGCACATGTCTTCGTGGAGGATATCACCATCGCCGGCATCCGGGATGCCGTTGCACTTTATGAAACGACGCTGACCGACCCGAAGGGGATGCGCGCCCGGCTGGCGCGTTATCACGGCGACAATACCGAAGGGGCCTTCCATGGCTGGTCGGATACCTGGCTGACACCGCAGTTCCGCGCCTGGGAGATGACCGGCCGGCTGGGCGCGATCGGCTGCCCGTCACTGATCATGCAGGGCGTGGGCGATGAATATGGCAGCCCCGCGCAGGTGGAGGCGATCGTGGCCGGCATCGGCGCCGATCTGCCCGGCGGTGCCCCGGCCGGGCTCGCCACCGGCCTGATGATCCCCGATTGCGGCCACAGCCCGCATATCCAGGCGCCGGCCGCGACCGACGCCGCCCTGATGCCGTTCCTGCGCCGGCTGGCGGAGGGCTGA
- the acnA gene encoding aconitate hydratase AcnA produces MTAHRLDSFSTRTTLTVDGKAYDYFSLPKAEAAGLEGVSRLPFSLKVLLENLLRHEDGRSVTAGDVKALVAWVKDRRSDHEIAYRPARVLMQDFTGVPAVVDLATMRAAMAELGGDVNRINPLSPVDLVIDHSVQVDRYGTASAFLQNVALEMERNGERYSFLRWGQSALDNFRVVPPGTGICHQVNLEYLAKTVWSSEEDGRMLAYPDTLVGTDSHTTMVNGLAVLGWGVGGIEAEAAMLGQPVSMVIPEVVGFKLTGRMKEGTTATDLVLTVTQMLRKKGVVGKFVEFYGEGLDNMVLTDRATIANMAPEYGATCGFFPIDGETLNYLRLSGRDDETVALVEAYAKAQGMWREAGSADPEFTDTLELDMSTVEPSLAGPKRPQDRVTLSDIPASFKAALPTLTKSKDTAADVSVDVAGTDYKLAHGHVAIAAITSCTNTSNPDVMLGAGLVAKKAAALGMTVKPWVKTSLAPGSKVVTEYLRAAGVQDALDTLGFNLVGYGCTTCIGNSGPLAEPVSAAVNANDLVVTSVLSGNRNFEGRVNPDVRANYLASPMLVVVYALAGSVLVDVANDPIGEDRDGKPVYMRDIWPTSAEIRDTVRSVITSQMFRGEYADVFSGDAEWQAIEAPEGATYVWDENSTYVKMPPYFEGMSPVASDEIAPINGARALAILGDSVTTDHISPAGNIARNSPAAKYLTEHGVAPADFNSYGARRGNHEIMMRGTFANVRIRNEMVPGVEGGYTRHVPTGEQMSIYDAAMQYVEAGTPLVVIAGKEYGTGSSRDWAAKGTMLLGVKAVITESFERIHRSNLVGMGILPLVFGEGWDRSKLGLDGTETYDIIGLGNDLKPRQALILKVTRANGEVVEAPLVCRIDTLDELEYFKNGGILHYVLRRIASGAA; encoded by the coding sequence GTGACAGCACACCGCCTTGACAGCTTCAGCACCCGGACGACCCTGACGGTCGACGGGAAGGCGTATGACTATTTCAGCCTGCCCAAGGCAGAGGCCGCCGGCCTCGAGGGTGTCTCGCGGCTCCCCTTCTCGCTCAAGGTGCTGCTCGAAAACCTGCTCCGTCATGAAGACGGCCGCAGCGTCACCGCCGGCGACGTGAAGGCGCTGGTCGCCTGGGTGAAGGATCGCCGCAGCGACCACGAGATCGCCTATCGCCCGGCCCGGGTGCTGATGCAGGACTTCACCGGCGTGCCCGCCGTGGTCGATCTTGCCACCATGCGCGCGGCGATGGCCGAGCTTGGCGGCGACGTCAACCGGATCAACCCGCTGTCGCCGGTGGATCTGGTCATCGACCATTCGGTACAGGTCGACCGTTATGGCACCGCCAGCGCGTTCCTTCAGAACGTGGCGCTGGAGATGGAGCGCAACGGCGAGCGCTATTCGTTCCTGCGCTGGGGCCAGAGCGCGCTGGATAATTTCCGCGTCGTGCCCCCGGGAACCGGCATCTGCCATCAGGTGAACCTGGAATATCTGGCCAAGACCGTGTGGTCGTCCGAGGAAGACGGCCGGATGCTGGCCTATCCCGACACCCTGGTCGGCACCGACAGCCACACCACCATGGTCAACGGCCTGGCGGTTCTGGGCTGGGGCGTGGGCGGTATCGAGGCCGAGGCCGCGATGCTGGGTCAGCCGGTCAGCATGGTCATTCCGGAAGTCGTCGGCTTCAAGCTGACCGGCCGGATGAAGGAAGGCACCACCGCGACCGATCTGGTGCTGACCGTCACCCAGATGCTGCGCAAGAAGGGCGTGGTCGGCAAGTTCGTCGAGTTCTATGGCGAAGGCCTGGACAACATGGTCCTGACCGACCGTGCGACGATCGCCAACATGGCGCCCGAATATGGCGCGACCTGCGGCTTCTTCCCGATCGACGGCGAGACCCTGAACTATCTGCGCCTGTCGGGCCGCGACGACGAGACCGTGGCGCTGGTGGAAGCCTATGCCAAGGCCCAGGGCATGTGGCGCGAGGCCGGTTCGGCGGACCCTGAGTTCACCGACACGCTGGAACTCGACATGTCGACCGTCGAGCCCTCGCTCGCCGGCCCCAAGCGCCCGCAGGACCGGGTGACGCTGTCGGACATCCCGGCCTCGTTCAAGGCGGCGCTGCCGACCCTGACCAAGAGCAAGGACACCGCGGCCGACGTCTCCGTCGATGTCGCCGGCACCGATTACAAGCTGGCCCATGGCCATGTCGCGATCGCGGCGATCACCAGCTGCACCAACACGTCGAACCCCGACGTGATGCTGGGTGCGGGCCTGGTCGCCAAGAAGGCGGCGGCGCTGGGCATGACGGTGAAGCCCTGGGTGAAGACCTCGCTCGCCCCCGGCTCGAAGGTGGTGACCGAATATCTGCGCGCCGCTGGCGTGCAGGACGCGCTGGACACGCTCGGCTTCAATCTGGTCGGCTATGGCTGCACCACCTGCATCGGCAATTCCGGCCCGCTGGCCGAGCCGGTCTCGGCGGCGGTCAATGCCAATGATCTGGTCGTGACCTCGGTGCTGTCGGGCAACCGCAACTTCGAAGGCCGCGTGAACCCGGATGTCCGCGCCAACTATCTGGCCAGCCCGATGCTGGTGGTGGTCTATGCGCTGGCGGGCTCGGTGCTGGTCGATGTCGCCAACGACCCGATCGGCGAGGACCGCGACGGCAAGCCGGTTTATATGCGCGACATCTGGCCGACCTCGGCCGAGATCCGCGACACCGTGCGCTCGGTGATCACCTCGCAGATGTTCCGCGGCGAATATGCCGACGTGTTCAGCGGCGATGCCGAATGGCAGGCGATCGAGGCGCCGGAAGGCGCCACCTATGTCTGGGACGAAAACTCCACCTATGTGAAGATGCCGCCGTATTTCGAGGGCATGTCGCCGGTGGCGTCGGACGAGATCGCCCCGATCAACGGCGCGCGCGCGCTGGCCATTCTGGGCGACAGCGTCACCACCGACCACATCTCGCCCGCCGGCAACATCGCCAGGAACAGCCCCGCCGCCAAGTACCTGACCGAGCATGGCGTGGCGCCGGCCGACTTCAACTCTTATGGGGCCCGTCGCGGCAACCATGAGATCATGATGCGCGGCACCTTCGCGAATGTCCGCATCCGCAACGAGATGGTCCCCGGTGTCGAGGGCGGTTACACCCGCCACGTGCCGACCGGCGAGCAGATGAGCATCTATGATGCCGCCATGCAGTATGTCGAGGCCGGCACGCCGCTGGTGGTGATCGCCGGCAAGGAATATGGCACCGGTTCGTCGCGCGACTGGGCGGCGAAGGGCACCATGCTGCTGGGCGTGAAGGCGGTGATCACCGAGAGCTTCGAGCGCATCCATCGCTCGAACCTGGTCGGCATGGGCATCCTGCCGTTGGTGTTCGGCGAGGGCTGGGATCGTTCGAAGCTCGGCCTCGATGGCACCGAGACCTATGACATCATCGGCCTGGGCAACGACCTGAAGCCCCGTCAGGCGCTGATCCTGAAGGTGACCCGCGCCAATGGCGAGGTGGTCGAGGCGCCGCTGGTCTGCCGCATCGACACGCTGGACGAGCTGGAATACTTCAAGAATGGCGGCATCCTGCATTACGTGCTGCGCCGCATCGCCAGCGGCGCCGCCTGA